Proteins encoded by one window of Eremothecium cymbalariae DBVPG#7215 chromosome 1, complete sequence:
- the RPL38 gene encoding 60S ribosomal protein eL38 (similar to Ashbya gossypii AFR501C): MAKEITDIKEFLDLTRRSDVQRATIKINKKLNKNGKAFRQTKFKIRGQKTLYTLILNDAGKAKKLIQSLPPTLKVNKL; the protein is encoded by the coding sequence ATGGCTAAAGAAATTACTGACATCAAGGAGTTTTTGGACTTGACCAGAAGATCGGACGTTCAGAGAGCCACTATCAAGATCAACaagaagttgaacaaaaatGGTAAGGCTTTTAGACAAACCAAGTTCAAGATTAGAGGTCAAAAAACCTTGTACACTTTGATTCTCAATGATGCTGGTAAGGCTAAGAAGTTGATTCAATCTTTGCCACCAACTTTGAAGGTTAACAAGTTGTAA
- the STF2 gene encoding ATPase-stabilizing factor family protein (similar to Ashbya gossypii AFR505C), which yields MTRTNKWTVHESKADSRYFTHNGYYGTPPNNVKKDGSGRGNWGKPGDEIADLIDSGEIAPVFNKARRGSNSQAREAQLEKVQRYEV from the coding sequence atgacAAGGACCAATAAGTGGACTGTTCATGAATCTAAGGCTGACTCGCGTTATTTTACCCATAATGGGTATTACGGCACGCCTCCCAATAATGTGAAGAAGGATGGGTCTGGCCGGGGGAATTGGGGTAAGCCTGGGGATGAGATTGCGGATTTGATTGATTCTGGTGAGATTGCTCCGGTTTTTAACAAGGCTAGGAGGGGGTCCAACTCGCAGGCCAGGGAGGCTCAGTTGGAGAAGGTTCAGAGATATGAGGTTTGA
- the TFG2 gene encoding transcription factor IIF subunit TFG2 (similar to Ashbya gossypii AFR502C) has translation MAVLNRKVDSGTQGSSQGQKTTTTTLGHDSGDEYLSQGEEVFDGNDIENNERKIYEESLDLDLKDSDRRIWLVRLPKFLSEKWRDPKNLNGQELGRIKINKKDQSIQLILNDDKDNEEIPHEYDLELTKKQVQNQYIFTEQNLKKYQQREQELAADPEKQKQAFLRKQEREEELKKRQQQMRRRYNNKKKFQNRVMTDRDGRDRYIPYVKTIPKKTSITGTVCHECQLIPSIDDPNYHKIVEQRKQIVRNVHKPTVTVLDETPGVTMSNAGLSMRSDTSKFLKVGKERKNNQRAIRMPKKELLDYLFKLFDEYDYWSLKGLKERTRQPEAYLKESLDQVALLVKKGPYALKYTLKTEYKKLKEAERAARLGELAGIDDQAEGSSNGGIDNPLGTDRNQEDENDELEDVEMEDVL, from the coding sequence ATGGCAGTGTTGAATAGGAAGGTGGATTCTGGTACCCAAGGCAGTTCACAAGGACAAAAGACTACAACGACTACTCTGGGTCATGATTCTGGTGACGAATATTTATCCCAAGGTGAAGAGGTGTTTGATGGTAACGACATAGAAAACAATGAAAGGAAAATTTACGAAGAGTCCTTAGACCTTGATTTGAAGGATAGTGATCGGCGTATTTGGTTAGTGCGTCTTCCAAAGTTCTTATCAGAGAAATGGAGGGATCCAAAGAACTTGAATGGTCAGGAGTTGGGAAGgatcaaaatcaacaagaaAGATCAATCCATCCAGCTCATTCTTAATGATGACAAAGATAATGAGGAAATCCCGCATGAATACGACTTAGAGCTAACCAAGAAACAAGTCCAAAaccaatatattttcaCTGAAcaaaatttaaagaagTACCAACAGAGAGAACAAGAGCTGGCAGCCGATCCAGAAAAACAGAAGCAAGCCTTCCTACGGAAGCAGGAAAGGGAAGAGGAACTTAAAAAGAGACAGCAGCAGATGAGAAGgagatataataataaaaagaagtttCAGAACAGGGTTATGACAGATAGAGACGGAAGGGATAGATATATCCCTTATGTCAAGACTATCCCCAAAAAGACGTCTATCACAGGCACTGTCTGTCACGAATGCCAACTAATTCCCTCCATTGACGATCCAAATTATCACAAAATTGTCGAACAACGGAAGCAGATCGTTAGAAATGTCCATAAACCAACCGTCACCGTCCTCGACGAAACCCCCGGTGTCACTATGAGCAATGCCGGTCTATCTATGAGATCAGACACCTCAAAGTTCTTAAAAGTCGGtaaggaaagaaagaacaacCAAAGAGCAATCCGGATGCCCAAAAAGGAACTTTTGGATTATCTATTTAAACTATTCGACGAGTATGATTACTGGTCTTTAAAAGGTTTAAAAGAACGTACTAGACAGCCTGAAGCCTACTTGAAGGAATCCCTCGATCAAGTGGCTCTATTGGTGAAGAAGGGCCCCTACGCCCTAAAATATACCTTAAAGACTGAATACAAGAAGTTAAAGGAAGCCGAAAGAGCTGCAAGGTTGGGCGAACTAGCGGGCATTGACGATCAAGCCGAGGGCTCTTCTAATGGAGGCATTGACAACCCACTGGGAACTGACCGTAACCAAGAAGACGAAAATGACGAACTGGAAGATGTGGAGATGGAAGATGTCCTATGA
- the ECT1 gene encoding ethanolamine-phosphate cytidylyltransferase (similar to Ashbya gossypii AFR504W) gives MSKLDARRVWVDGCFDFTHYGHARAILQARRTIPLSDLASCLICGVHNDRDIEFNKHAKPVMSQEERYGHIRANRWIHTVVENAPYVTQPEVLDSHGCLYVVHGDDISTDSNGYDCYQKMKDVGRFKVVDRTAGVSTTDIIHRILTGTASPEESPLKDIAALKLFATSEDGFSPWAWVFDSTIDNVVVEGGYQWDPSNVVYVQHSFDLLHIGQIDRLRQLKKLSGNKKLLVGITNTSDNDAAASNNNVAQLYMSSKERVLGVLSCRYVDAIIINPRHTFKINTSNMEHWELADPRLDDTPFNYLNKQTIVDRILQNKDYYVARNIRKGMDPQNP, from the coding sequence ATGAGCAAGTTAGACGCAAGAAGAGTGTGGGTTGACGGCTGTTTCGATTTCACTCACTATGGGCATGCACGGGCTATCTTGCAGGCAAGAAGGACAATCCCACTTTCAGATCTCGCCTCATGTCTGATTTGCGGTGTTCATAATGACAGGGATATAGAGTTTAACAAGCATGCAAAACCAGTGATGTCACAGGAGGAACGCTATGGGCACATAAGGGCTAACCGTTGGATCCATACCGTTGTGGAAAATGCCCCTTACGTCACTCAGCCAGAGGTTCTGGACAGCCATGGCTGTTTATACGTTGTCCACGGCGATGACATTTCCACTGACTCCAATGGATACGACTGctatcaaaaaatgaagGATGTGGGTCGTTTTAAGGTAGTCGATAGAACTGCAGGTGTCAGCACTACGGATATCATCCATAGGATTCTTACTGGTACTGCGTCTCCGGAGGAATCTCCGCTTAAAGACATTGCCGCACTAAAACTGTTTGCAACATCTGAGGATGGCTTCAGTCCTTGGGCTTGGGTCTTTGATTCCACTATCGACAACGTTGTTGTCGAAGGAGGTTACCAATGGGATCCTTCAAATGTGGTATATGTCCAGCACTCGTTTGATTTGCTGCATATTGGCCAAATTGATAGACTAAGGCAACTGAAGAAGCTTTCTGGCAACAAGAAGCTCCTCGTAGGCATCACCAATACCAGTGACAACGACGCCGCCGccagcaacaacaatgTTGCTCAGTTATACATGAGCAGCAAGGAACGTGTTCTAGGCGTCCTCAGCTGCCGCTACGTCGATGCTATCATTATCAACCCTCGTCACACCTTTAAGATTAACACATCCAACATGGAACACTGGGAACTGGCTGACCCCCGCCTAGACGACACGCCTTTCAACTACCTCAACAAACAAACCATCGTCGACCGCATCCTTCAGAATAAAGATTACTACGTCGCCAGGAACATAAGGAAAGGCATGGACCCGCAAAACCCGTAG
- the SWC4 gene encoding Swc4p (similar to Ashbya gossypii AFR497C), with protein MSSSDIFDVLNIRPKSSSPSLQASQGNVAPTKTSRPQVTGMQRELFNLLGDSTPPVVIQPSNKFKGNLNSQLKPSPWTYAEFYATPYVKLHHWVKGSKELVGDQPQKNTFSKYNQKLTIPEFSKEDYEEFMSGSHDKASSKESGDDTIQVWEYDEVKYLFDLCKKYDLRWYIIYDNYSYDEKRTLEDLKEAFYKVCKAYFLLKDRDNPLLPTLNYPKEQEIERKKYLTRLLSRSAAEIAEEEALIMESRKFEMAAKKTLQEREALLRLLDHPQSDNGVNHFLSSQGINQLYNNLLNDKQRKRKPDLTPPENPWMKQQQQFAQQKQQLQMQHQQNCQSRDQKRADVKQEVQSVSSTQPSPSPNKRPSDPTHPPRMNKKQKLEMQTAMRRKQDSEYAKHLLKNFTAEERRNLGVTLHGEKLAPGVYLRSSKISTFKPATQNKLVSVLQELGLPIRPTMPSSLVIQQHEELLKRIVTLLDLKRQLDKMEAEKAIAK; from the coding sequence ATGTCATCTTCAGATATATTCGATGTGTTGAATATCCGTCCGAAGTCTTCATCTCCCAGTTTACAGGCTAGTCAAGGAAATGTTGCACCTACCAAGACCTCAAGGCCTCAAGTCACTGGTATGCAGAGAGAATTGTTTAACTTGTTAGGGGATAGCACTCCTCCTGTTGTTATTCAGCCAAGTAATAAGTTTAAGGGGAATTTGAATTCTCAGTTGAAGCCTTCTCCATGGACATATGCAGAATTTTATGCGACACCTTACGTAAAATTGCATCACTGGGTAAAGGGGTCTAAGGAGTTAGTGGGTGATCAGCCTCAAAAGAATACTTTCAGTAAGTATAATCAGAAATTGACCATTCCAGAGTTCAGTAAGGAAGATTATGAGGAGTTTATGAGTGGATCTCATGATAAGGCTAGTTCAAAGGAGTCCGGCGATGATACCATCCAGGTATGGGAGTATGATGAAGTAAAATACCTCTTTGATCTTTGTAAAAAGTATGATTTAAGGTGgtatattatttatgaCAATTATTCGTATGATGAAAAGAGAACGTTGGAGGACTTAAAGGAAGCATTTTACAAGGTTTGCAAGGCCTATTTTCTCCTAAAAGATCGTGACAATCCACTGCTGCCGACTCTAAATTATCCTAAGGAACAAGAaatagaaagaaaaaagtatCTTACTAGACTATTATCTAGGTCTGCAGCTGAGattgcagaagaagaagcgCTTATAATGGAATCTAGGAAATTTGAAATGGCAGCCAAGAAAACTTTACAAGAGAGAGAAGCCTTGTTGCGGTTGCTCGACCATCCACAATCAGACAATGGCGTCAACCATTTTTTGAGCTCACAAGGTATAAACCAGTTGTATAATAATTTGCTTAATGATAAGCAAAGAAAGCGAAAGCCTGATCTAACACCACCTGAAAATCCATGGatgaaacaacaacaacaatttgCCCAACAAAAGCAGCAATTACAGATGCAGCACCAACAAAACTGCCAGTCCCGAGATCAGAAGCGTGCAGACGTAAAACAGGAGGTTCAGTCAGTCTCGTCAACGCAACCTTCACCTTCTCCTAACAAGAGACCAAGTGATCCAACGCATCCTCCAAGaatgaacaaaaaacaGAAGCTAGAAATGCAAACTGCTATGAGAAGAAAGCAAGATAGTGAATATGCAAAACATCTTCTTAAGAATTTCACAGCAGAAGAGAGAAGGAACCTTGGTGTTACTTTGCATGGGGAAAAACTAGCCCCTGGAGTATACTTACGGTCTTCGAAAATCTCAACTTTTAAACCAGCTACCCAAAATAAACTGGTTTCTGTCCTACAAGAACTAGGACTCCCTATAAGGCCAACTATGCCATCTTCCTTAGTGATTCAACAACATGAAGAGCTACTAAAACGTATTGTAACATTATTAGATTTGAAAAGGCAGCTGGACAAGATGGAGGCAGAAAAGGCTATTGCTAAGTAA
- the CUL3 gene encoding cullin CUL3 (similar to Ashbya gossypii AFR498W) produces MNVSKRVKIRAPRHSFSSNNVDLESSWPILETAIDLIYDGKQSTLSFEELYRLVYDLVIRKYGEQLLENVKDAFTRRMKDIHDRGLFVELSSIEFLRRLNGIWNHQKLCLKMISDTMMYMDKALAWKGRQANVYVLGLDLFRDIVAKPIADKIVSSMIMEINRARKSLVDVDISTLISIVDMMQILNEGNETFYTLYFEPHLLQDVGSYYTQWRQRYADDAVLYINRVQEALNNELAVYKRITNGQSAVKCNEVMKKILISDNIEFVLRDSVHDCIKNSDTENLQLIIGFCKEPQDEQKFLDTLSNCVMNDGFAIPENQSVKKRAQLSLSWVKGLIEVKDTYENILHKANCLNGPYKKSMSDALAKVINSKPNKSIEYISTSIDGVLRTNTTLNKEMQTFLQDCIGFFALIRDKDLFELFYKQQFSKRLLQQKSSLQLEQWMISRMATAVGIDFTSKLEGMFRDINVSHGYDKKFKGSEIMGIDFQAKVLTPTFWPFKPMETLTQDVVLPLELQDLKIAYESFYLENHSGRTLKWAYHLGSVEIGFQFSKTYHDLSMSVYAATIFLLFQDYSSLTMQEIGDLTHIPEPELVRQLLSLSTIPKTRILKKLPLTKSIKLTDIFSVNYEFSVPSRKVKIVTILKSEATPSSGSTPFPATKTIADEIDENRLQAVNAAIIRIMKSERKLTDDKLHNIVSELLSSKMKVTKEFFKKSTNNLIEKEYLQRDIDDSATFHYLP; encoded by the coding sequence ATGAACGTATCTAAAAGAGTGAAAATAAGAGCACCTAGACACTCTTTTTCATCTAATAATGTTGATTTAGAGTCTTCTTGGCCAATTTTGGAGACTGCTATTGATTTAATTTACGACGGGAAGCAATCAACACTGTCCTTTGAAGAGCTGTACAGACTGGTTTATGACCTAGTAATACGCAAATATGGAGAGCAACTTTTAGAAAATGTGAAAGATGCTTTTACTCGAAGAATGAAGGATATTCATGATAGAGGGCTGTTCGTGGAACTATCTTCGATTGAGTTTTTACGTCGACTAAATGGAATATGGAACCATCAGAAATTATGCTTGAAGATGATCAGCGATACTATGATGTACATGGATAAGGCTCTAGCGTGGAAGGGTCGGCAAGCAAATGTGTATGTCCTTGGACTTGATTTGTTCAGGGATATTGTAGCGAAGCCAATTGCAGATAAAATCGTGAGTTCCATGATTATGGAGATAAATCGGGCTAGAAAGTCActtgttgatgttgatattTCTACGTTGATCAGCATTGTGGATATGATGCAGATATTAAACGAAGGGAACGAGACATTTTATACGTTATACTTCGAGCCTCATTTATTACAAGATGTAGGTTCCTATTATACCCAATGGCGTCAGCGGTACGCCGATGATGCGGTGCTGTATATCAACAGGGTACAGGAGGCCTTGAATAATGAACTAGCAGTATACAAGCGCATTACAAATGGGCAATCAGCTGTCAAATGTAATGaagtgatgaagaagattttaaTCTCCGATAATATCGAGTTTGTACTCCGAGATAGCGTTCATGATTGCATTAAGAATTCTGATACGGAAAACTTGCAGTTAATTATCGGCTTTTGTAAAGAACCCCAAGATGAACAAAAGTTTCTGGATactttatcaaattgtGTTATGAATGACGGGTTTGCAATTCCAGAGAACCAATCTGTTAAAAAGAGGGCCCAACTCTCACTTTCTTGGGTGAAAGGGTTGATTGAAGTCAAGGATACTTACgaaaatatattacacAAAGCCAATTGTCTGAATGGTCCCTACAAGAAATCCATGAGTGATGCATTAGCCAAAGTCATAAATAGTAAGCCTAATAAGTCTATCGAATACATTTCTACGTCCATTGATGGTGTCTTGCGGACCAACACAACGCTCAATAAGGAAATGCAGACGTTTCTGCAGGACTGCATTGGCTTTTTTGCATTGATCAGGGACAAGGATCTGTTTGAATTGTTTTATAAGCAGCAGTTTTCGAAAAGATTGTTACAACAGAAGTCTTCACTGCAATTAGAACAATGGATGATCAGTAGAATGGCTACTGCAGTTGGAATTGACTTCACATCAAAATTGGAAGGTATGTTCAGGGACATCAATGTTTCTCATGGGTACGATAAGAAGTTCAAGGGATCTGAAATAATGGGAATTGATTTTCAAGCTAAGGTACTGACGCCAACGTTCTGGCCTTTTAAACCTATGGAAACATTGACCCAGGATGTCGTTCTTCCACTGGAGTTGCAAGATCTGAAGATAGCATACGAAAGTTTCTACTTAGAAAACCATTCGGGGAGAACGCTTAAGTGGGCATATCATTTAGGTTCTGTTGAAATTGGTTTCCAGTTCAGTAAGACCTACCATGATCTAAGCATGTCAGTGTATGCTGCTACAATATTTCTATTATTTCAGGATTATTCGTCATTAACAATGCAGGAAATTGGTGATTTAACACATATACCAGAGCCAGAACTGGTACGTCAACTACTATCTTTATCCACAATACCAAAAAcaagaatattaaagaaactgCCGCTTACCAAGTCGATAAAATTGACTGACATTTTTTCAGTTAACTACGAGTTCAGTGTCCCTTCCAGAAAAGTTAAAATTGTAACAATCTTAAAGTCTGAGGCTACTCCATCTTCTGGAAGTACTCCTTTTCCAGCTACCAAGACGATCGCTGACGAGATTGATGAAAACCGTTTGCAAGCCGTAAATGCTGCTATTATAAGGATCATGAAGTCGGAGAGAAAACTCACTGACGACAAACTTCATAACATCGTTAGCGAATTACTCTCCTCCAAAATGAAGGTCACAAAAgagtttttcaaaaagagtACAAATAATTTAATTGagaaagaatatttacaaCGTGATATTGACGACTCTGCGACCTTCCATTATTTGCCCTAA
- a CDS encoding PEX28-32 family peroxisomal membrane protein (similar to Ashbya gossypii AFR500W), with protein sequence MSNSKKETRAQFVDESHGLPYGGKSTQSLRSALKQRRPSADGHYSTGDDDKEDELGSLVVSSPLLNSTPPTVTKSLVKLYPYLIIADRVLSMLTWTTDDIWESVLLVICFMTSVIYFEALIKFFGHLLIVGILWGYSLLDKYVEETIRDRPTLDDIVQMMSRVVTKSDLMLSPISVLNGNDIKRLLFTMVFLSPIYMIITMFMIPPRKFVLVAGVYLLTYHSSWSCVTRKLLWRFKLVRLLAFYVTGLDLGGVNKNKGGIFAAVHKKVKKLSGTKNGANEDKPIRFTYVLYENQRRWLAIGWTSNMLSYERSAWTDEFLNEAPQPDQFKLPEENGGMIWRWVDKTWRLDMTNDGAIHLPSTRLKTTATPNSDDGFIYYDNTWKKPSTEDSFSKYTRRRRWIRTAELIKLGSIGDADDEPMSTFISEDDAEVLEDVAAGGRKVVRFGEDESSPLGSRERKVSFSEVDDIHIIPSPEEENGTTSNKNSISGPVKDRSKNKPEEEIENTKLECIPAEESESAKNAQPPSNQKESLADKKSV encoded by the coding sequence ATGAGCAATTCGAAAAAAGAGACAAGGGCGCAGTTTGTAGATGAGTCCCATGGGTTGCCTTATGGAGGCAAGAGCACTCAAAGTCTTCGTAGTGCTTTGAAGCAGCGGAGACCATCTGCAGATGGTCATTATAGTactggtgatgatgataaagaagatgaattaGGTAGTTTAGTTGTTTCGTCGCCTTTGCTGAATTCTACGCCTCCGACGGTGACGAAATCATTAGTGAAATTGTATCCTTATCTGATCATCGCAGATAGGGTTTTGAGTATGTTGACGTGGACTACTGATGATATATGGGAAAGTGTTTTGCTGGTAATTTGCTTTATGACCAGTGTTATCTATTTCGAGGCTTTGATTAAATTCTTTGGTCATTTGCTGATTGTTGGAATTTTATGGGGGTATTCATTGCTGGACAAGTACGTTGAGGAAACGATACGAGATCGGCCAACGTTGGACGATATTGTACAAATGATGTCCAGGGTTGTTACAAAGTCTGATTTGATGCTTTCGCCAATCAGCGTTTTGAATGGCAACGATATAAAGAGGCTGTTGTTTACTATGGTGTTTCTATCTCCAATATACATGATTATTACAATGTTTATGATTCCTCCAAGGAAGTTTGTTCTGGTTGCCGGGGTTTATCTGTTGACTTATCACTCTTCGTGGTCCTGTGTGACTAGGAAGTTGTTATGGCGTTTTAAGTTGGTGAGATTGCTCGCCTTCTACGTCACTGGCTTGGATCTTGGTGGTGTTAACAAGAATAAAGGAGGTATATTTGCAGCGGTCCACAAAAAGGTTAAGAAGCTCTCTGGCACCAAGAATGGTGCTAACGAGGATAAGCCAATCCGGTTCACATATGTTCTTTATGAGAATCAAAGACGGTGGCTCGCTATTGGCTGGACTTCTAACATGTTGAGCTACGAAAGGAGTGCGTGGACTGAcgagtttttgaatgagGCACCCCAACCAGATCAATTCAAGCTCCCTGAAGAAAATGGAGGCATGATTTGGAGATGGGTGGATAAAACGTGGAGACTAGACATGACCAATGATGGCGCGATCCATTTGCCTAGCACGAGACTCAAGACTACAGCCACGCCTAACTCCGACGACGGTTTTATCTATTATGATAATACATGGAAGAAACCATCCACTGAAGACTCCTTTTCTAAATATACCAGACGCAGACGATGGATTAGAACCGCCGAACTAATTAAGCTTGGATCTATCGGCGATGCTGACGATGAGCCAATGTCTACATTTATCTCAGAGGACGATGCAGAGGTTCTTGAAGACGTTGCTGCGGGTGGAAGGAAGGTCGTAAGGTTTGGGGAGGACGAATCTAGTCCTCTCGGTTCGCGTGAAAGAAAAGTATCCTTCAGTGAAGTAGATGACATTCACATCATACCATCACCCGAAGAGGAAAATGGAACTACGAGTAATAAGAACAGTATTTCGGGCCCAGTAAAGGACAGGTCTAAAAACAAGCCAGaggaagaaattgaaaatactAAACTTGAATGTATTCCTGCAGAAGAGAGTGAAAGCGCAAAGAATGCGCAACCACCATCTAATCAGAAAGAGTCTCTAGCCGATAAGAAAAGTGTATAG
- the CWC24 gene encoding U2-type spliceosomal complex subunit CWC24 (similar to Ashbya gossypii AFR499C) produces the protein MFKKRGIKGGNQKKLKIVNSLQEEDESEICTEVLVKKRKVIPSESIPDGKEDDKAAGTCNTAGNLNGWDDGGDANAVKKASQDTLTVMGHATREQAFDREMESETSVQKLRGSYVKPAVGRNIRTNILMDYQPDVCKDFKQTGYCGYGDSCKFLHSRDDFKAGWKLNQEWKVKDKEETELEKEVEDIPFKCIICEENYKSPVVTKCGHYFCSKCFMNRVKITPNCAICKEDTQGVVKMATKLQKLLDSQKKV, from the coding sequence ATGTTTAAGAAGAGGGGTATCAAAGGAGGTAATCAGAAGAAGCTCAAGATAGTCAATAGTCTGcaagaagaggatgaatCTGAAATTTGTACAGAGGTTTTGGTTAAGAAGAGGAAGGTAATTCCGTCCGAGAGCATTCCTGATGGGAAAGAAGATGACAAGGCTGCAGGTACGTGCAATACTGCAGGCAATTTGAATGGTTGGgatgatggtggtgatgcTAATGCCGTAAAGAAGGCGTCTCAGGATACCTTAACTGTGATGGGCCATGCTACGAGAGAGCAGGCGTTTGATAGAGAGATGGAGAGCGAGACGTCTGTGCAGAAGCTACGAGGATCGTATGTAAAGCCGGCGGTTGGTCGTAATATTCGGACGAATATTCTGATGGACTATCAGCCAGATGTGTGTAAAGATTTTAAGCAGACGGGGTATTGCGGTTATGGTGATAGTTGTAAATTCTTACATTCTAGAGATGACTTTAAGGCTGGTTGGAAATTAAACCAGGAATGGAAGGTTAAGGATAAGGAAGAGACAGAGTTGGAAAAAGAGGTTGAAGATATACCTTTCAAGTGTATCATTTGTGAGGAAAACTATAAATCCCCCGTTGTAACAAAATGTGGTCATTATTTTTGTTCCAAGTGTTTTATGAATCGGGTTAAAATCACTCCTAACTGTGCTATATGTAAAGAAGATACACAAGGCGTCGTCAAAATGGCTACTAAGCTACAAAAGCTTTTGGACAGCCAAAAAAAAGTATGA
- the PRP18 gene encoding mRNA splicing protein PRP18 (similar to Ashbya gossypii AFR503W) produces MSIERIQEVINQESNLSTVIVPKDIPDGDSLLQLKCNLYIHILLKEWEGTSDPPYMPDKFQEVKRNLCPLLVQLRKGALSENLFTSLASILYHLQQDEFTRAEQCYMDLSLGKVAWPIGVTSVGIHSGSSMLSSHVNRANVMKDEVTKDWIIQIKRLITFKRAMAEDESE; encoded by the coding sequence ATGAGTATTGAACGTATTCAAGAAGTGATCAATCAGGAATCCAACTTGTCCACTGTTATTGTTCCGAAGGATATCCCTGATGGTGACTCTCTGTTACAATTAAAATGCAatctttatattcatatcTTACTTAAGGAGTGGGAAGGCACCAGTGATCCTCCATATATGCCAGATAAGTTCCAGGAGGTAAAACGGAATCTCTGCCCTCTTCTTGTGCAGCTACGAAAGGGTGCTCTGTCGGAAAACTTGTTCACCTCTTTAGCGTCGATTCTGTACCATCTGCAACAGGATGAATTCACGAGGGCTGAACAATGTTACATGGACCTAAGTTTGGGGAAGGTTGCGTGGCCCATTGGAGTGACCTCTGTGGGTATTCATTCTGGCAGTAGCATGTTGTCGTCGCACGTTAATAGGGCTAACGTTATGAAAGACGAGGTTACCAAAGATTGGATCATACAGATTAAGAGACTGATTACCTTTAAGAGAGCTATGGCTGAGGATGAATCAGAGTAA